A segment of the Bacillus licheniformis DSM 13 = ATCC 14580 genome:
TCGGCGCCAGCCTCAAGAGCAAAATGCAGAAAAAGCCGTTTTTCCGCAAAAGCGTCCGCAGGCTGTCGAGCTTCAGCGGCATGTGCTGAAAGTATCCGCCGAGCCTGTATGCAAGAGCGAATGATAAAAATGCACCGCCTGCCGCACCGATAAAAGAATACAAAGAGCCAAACAGCGGACCGAATGCGAGGCCGCCGCTGACGGCGAAAACGGAAGCAGGAAGCAGCAAAAACGGCCGGATCATCAATAGTCCGATATAGATCAACGGGGCGAAAATCCCAAAGGATAAGACGCCTTCTCTTATATGAGCAGGGCTCAGATTCAGGTATTTCGCATTCAGCCATAGTCCGGCCGCCGCGATTACGGCGATTACCGTCCATTTGGCCAAGGTTCTTTTTCGCATCTTCTTCATCTCCGTGATTGAAGCTCGGTGTCAAATGATTACTGACGCCGGTTTTTCCCGTCCAGCCGGACAGGCGTCGCTAAATACAGCACCCTTTCCATCAGCCTTGCCGCTTTTACTTCTTCTTTTTCTCCCCTTTGCGAATAGGTGAAATGGTGTTTCAGTTCATCAGGATCAAAGTTTGAAGAGAAAAACGTCGGCAGCTGCTGGGACATTCTGTGCTGAAGGATGGCGCCGAGCACCTCATCCCTCACCCAGCTTGACATGGACTCCGCACCGATGTCATCGAGCATCAGAATCGGCGTAGACTTGACCATATCAAGCTTTTCCTCAAGCGACTGATCATGTATCGCATTTTTCAGCTCCCTGACAAATTCAGGGACATAGACGAGAATGGACGGATGATCCTTTGCGGCAAGCTCATTTGCAATGGCGGCCAGCATAAAGGTCTTTCCGACCCCGAACTTCCCGTAGACGTAAATGCCTTTTCCCTTTCCCGTTTCGTTATAGTCATGCAAGAATCCCGTCACAAGCTGAAGGACCTTCAATCTGCTCGGGTCATCTCCGTCAATATCGGCAAACGTAGCATTCAGAAGATCCTGTTGAATATAGATGCTTTTAATCAGCGACCTCTGTCTTTCCCTCTCGTCCGCTTTCTTTTTTTCCGGACACCTATCGTATTGAACATCGATTGTTTTTCCGTTCAGCACAAGCTTTGGATGATAACCCTGTATCAGGTTTTTGCATTCTTTCAGACCCGGGCAGTCTTGGCATGCTTTGCTTTGCTGTGTATATTCATAAAGCTTGTTAAGGCTCCTGTCGATCATTCCTTGATCCACTTCTGACTGGCGGCTGTTTAAAAACGCCTGAACATCCTTGTCAGAGAGCACTTTTTCTTTCATATCTTCAAGGCGTTTTTTAAAATCGGGTCTCGTCGTCACGCCTTGCAAAGCGCGTTTAATCGGCTCCATCATCTTGTCACCTCACATTAAAGAGCGGAATGGTTTTTCAGTTTTTTTACTTCTTCGAGCAGCTTCTGTTTCTGCTGGTCAAAGCCTTCTCTGGTTGCAGGACCAGCCTGCTCTGTTTCCAGCGGTTTGCTGTCAGCATCGTCACTTTCCCGAAGCCAATCAGGCAGCTTTTCTTCTCTGATGACTTTCTTGTTCCGGGAAGTCTTTTTCTTCCCTTCCGCCCATTCAAGATATTGGCGGTTTTCTTCTTTCGCAAGCTTCATGGCCTCTCTAACCGTACGAACTTTTTTTCTGGCCCAGTGGGAAGCGATTTTTTGCGTGTAATTTTTCGAAAGCTTCATATCGGTTTTCAGCATGACATAATAAATCAGAACATTGATGACGCCGGGCTCTAATTTTTGGTCAAGCATAATTTCTTCTATAATTTTCAGATCGGCTTTGGATGGTTCCGCTCCGCCGCCAATATCCTGCAGCAGCTTTCTTGGCGATACTTGCTCAAGCAAAGCGATCAAATTGTCTTCCTTGGCGTTTGTGGACGACTGTTGATTCGGCTGTTCGCGGAGATTCATCGGCTGCACTTTGTCGACGAGTTCCGGAAGCGGGCCGCCGCGCTCGATCTGATACCAGTCGCTCGCCGCTTTTCTGAGCGCCTCTGTCGTGATCATATCGTGTTCGTCAACGGCTGACATGACGACGTTTTGCATCTGAAGCGGTTCGATACCGTAGAGAAAGGCCAGCTTTTTAATCGTTTCCTTCACTTGGTCTGTCAGCGCTTTTCTCGGGATAAGCGTGTCAGATAAACCGGCGAGAAACAGTTGAAAGTCAAAGGCGCCGTCTGTGACTGCTGCCGGTTGGCTATTCCCTTCTTTCATCCATTCATGATCTTCGCGAAGCTCCATCGCTTCGATCATATCGTCGGACATCTTCCATTCGCTCGGCTGGACAGATGCAAAAACTTCATTGAAAGAACGGGTGATGTCCCGTGCTTCTTCAGGAACAGACGGGTGGGAAAAATATTCTTTCAGCTGCTGAAACCTCGCCTTTCCGACGCGGTTGTACAAGAAGACATTCAGCATGCCGTCCTGAAAGAACTCGTCCGGTCTGAGCGGCGGAATCAATTCATATATAAACAAACGTTCGTGTTCCGTTTCTTTTATATAAGTTTTCAACAGTCCGATCCCCTCAAGCTTTTCCTTTTCTGAGTGGATCGTCTTCAGGCTGGTCTGCATCGCCGCCATCAGCTGTCTGTGAGTCGAGCTTTTTCCCCAGACTCTGTTTTGCTCCAGCTCTCCCCACAGCGTGAGAAACAAGCTGAACGAAAAAGAGCCGATTAAAGGCTGATACAATAGCGTGACAATTTGCCGGTCCAAATCCTGCAGCAATCCGCTGCTTTTGACAACATACGGATCGACAGGAAGCAAATCTTTCCAATAATTACTCATATCTTTTGTCAACCTTCCACTTTGTTTCTTGTCCTCATTTTACACCTTTTTCAGGCCTTCATGTCACACGACTGTGTTTTTGTCATGAGAAAAGAGCTGGATCAATTTACAGCTCTTTACCGTTCTTTCTTTATTAAATCTTTCAGCTCGTCGATAAATACGTTAATATCTTTAAATTGGCGGTATACTGAAGCAAATCGGACATATGCGACTTCGTCGATTTTCGCAAGCCTGTCCATCACCATTTCTCCGATCATGTCGCTCTTCACTTCAGAAACGCCTTGATTTCTAAGCTCTTTTTCAATTTCAAAGCAAATATCCTCAAGCTGCTTCAAGGCGACAGGGCGCTTTTCGCACGCTTTGATCAAACCGCGGAGCATTTTCTCGCGGCTGAATTCTTCCCGGATTCCTTCTTTTTTTACGACGATGAGCGGAATTTCTTCCACTTTTTCAAATGTAGTAAATCGATAGTTGCACGATTCGCATTCGCGTCTTCTGCGAATCGATCTGCCTTCGTCAACCGGACGGGAGTCCAAAACCCTCGTCCCATTATGCTGACATGCTGGACATTTCATTTTTTCAGCTCCTATTCAATTGTTTGAATGTACAGATTCCTGCAGCTTTCCGTCCAGTTCGCTGTATAGCGTCGAGACAAGCCCGCGGCTGTAGCCAAAATCGGTCGGCAAAAACGTTTCCGTTGACACATTAAAGTCCACCGCTGTATCAAAAGGCCGAATCGAAACGACTGTCGCCACCACAAAAGCTTTTCTCGTTTTTTTAATTTCGGCGCTGATTTCTCCTCTTTCCTCCGACACTGACGTCACCTTGCAGCCGTCAAGGCCTTCCAGCACTTCCTTTACAGCATTGAGCGCTTCTTTTGACGCCGCTTTATAATAGCGGCTCTTCAGCTCTTCCGAAGGATGGCGGTCAGACGTTTCGGCGTGTGTAGAAAAAAACCGTTGAATGTTTTGAAAAAGACTCATATCCCCTGTCCCCTTTGTCTTTCTTCTCTATATTTTATTAAAAAAATGGTTGATTTCCAAGGGAAAACAAAACAGCAAGAGAATGCCGGGGAATATGTTTTGGGGATTTTCGGGAGAGGAAAGAAAAAGGAGCGGATTTTAAAAGCGGTGTCCGCTTTTTCATCCAGCTCCTCTATCGGCATTAAAGTGCCTGTGCTTTGGCTTTGGCCTGTTTCACCTGAACAGGTCCCATGCCTCTCGGTATTTCAATGTTCTCTCTTGTTTCCGCTCTTAACTCTTCTGCGATATAATCGGCAGCTACGTTCGGATCTAAATCTCCGCAAGTATAAACATCAATGCTGGCATATCCGTGTTCAGGAAAACTGTGAATGGTCAAGTGAGATTCTGAAATAATCACGACCCCGCTTACACCTTGAGGCGCAAACTTATGAAAGGCTACCTCACGTACCTCAGCACCTGACTTCAGTGCCGCATTTACAAACGTTTTTTCAATAAAATCCATGTCATTCAGCTTATCAAAATCGCATCCCCACAGTTCGGAGATAACGTGACGCCCCATTGTTTCCATAGCATGGCCCCCCCTTAACAAGAATTAAAAAAGTGAATTTCCAAGCAACTGAACCGGTCAATTACCACGGGGGAAAGTTAGTCCGGAGAGGTCCTAACCCTTTAAGTAATGCCGAAGCGCTCACGAACTAGAAGTTCACGAAAAATAGTATACTTTGTTTGAATATTTTTTGCAAGGCGGTTTTATCATTTGATGGTTAAGGGGTATTTATTTTTTTATCCGTCCATGCTCTTATTTTATACAGCTGAGGGGTGTTTCATTCTTGAAGCCGCGTATCTGATCAAATCGACAACCCTGCACGAATATCCCCATTCATTGTCATACCATGCAAGCACTTTCACCTTTCTGTTTTCAAGCACCATTGTCGAAAGACTGTCGATCACCGCCGAGTATGGATTCGTATTAAAATCGGATGAAACGAGCGGTTCATCGCATACATCGATGATCCCGGACATGGAGCCTGCCGCCGCCATGCGGAACGCCTCATTAATATCCTCCGCCGTCACATCGCTTTTCAAATCAGCCACAAGGTCAACGAGCGACACATTTGAGACGGGAACGCGCAGGGCCAGGCCGTGCATTCTACCCTTTAAATGGGGCATGACAAGTGACAGCGCTTTCGCGGCGCCTGTCGTTGTCGGAATGATCGAAGATCCGCAGGCGCGCGCCCTCCTCAAGTCTTTGTGCGGATTATCAATATTTTTTTGATCATTTGTAAAAGCGTGTACGGTTGTCACCAGGCCGTTTTCAATGCCGAATGCATCATCAAGCACTTTTGCGACTGGAGCGAGACAATTCGTCGTACAGGAAGCGTTTGAAATAATCGTATGACGCTCCGCATCAAAATCGCGTTCGTTGACGCCCATCACGATTGTGATGTCTTCATTTTTGCCCGGCGCCGTCAAAATAACTTTTTTCGCGCCGGCTTCAATATGTGCTTCCGCTTTTTCCTTTGAGTTGAATTTCCCCGTCGCTTCCACGGCGATGTCGATTCCGTATTGTGCCCACGGAAGAAGCTTAGGGT
Coding sequences within it:
- a CDS encoding glyceraldehyde-3-phosphate dehydrogenase, with amino-acid sequence MKVKVAINGFGRIGRMVFRKAMLDEQIDIAAINASYPPETLAHLIKYDTNHGRYELDVKAGEDCLFVNGKKVMLTNQRDPKLLPWAQYGIDIAVEATGKFNSKEKAEAHIEAGAKKVILTAPGKNEDITIVMGVNERDFDAERHTIISNASCTTNCLAPVAKVLDDAFGIENGLVTTVHAFTNDQKNIDNPHKDLRRARACGSSIIPTTTGAAKALSLVMPHLKGRMHGLALRVPVSNVSLVDLVADLKSDVTAEDINEAFRMAAAGSMSGIIDVCDEPLVSSDFNTNPYSAVIDSLSTMVLENRKVKVLAWYDNEWGYSCRVVDLIRYAASRMKHPSAV
- a CDS encoding replication initiation and membrane attachment family protein → MSNYWKDLLPVDPYVVKSSGLLQDLDRQIVTLLYQPLIGSFSFSLFLTLWGELEQNRVWGKSSTHRQLMAAMQTSLKTIHSEKEKLEGIGLLKTYIKETEHERLFIYELIPPLRPDEFFQDGMLNVFLYNRVGKARFQQLKEYFSHPSVPEEARDITRSFNEVFASVQPSEWKMSDDMIEAMELREDHEWMKEGNSQPAAVTDGAFDFQLFLAGLSDTLIPRKALTDQVKETIKKLAFLYGIEPLQMQNVVMSAVDEHDMITTEALRKAASDWYQIERGGPLPELVDKVQPMNLREQPNQQSSTNAKEDNLIALLEQVSPRKLLQDIGGGAEPSKADLKIIEEIMLDQKLEPGVINVLIYYVMLKTDMKLSKNYTQKIASHWARKKVRTVREAMKLAKEENRQYLEWAEGKKKTSRNKKVIREEKLPDWLRESDDADSKPLETEQAGPATREGFDQQKQKLLEEVKKLKNHSAL
- the nrdR gene encoding transcriptional regulator NrdR, with the protein product MKCPACQHNGTRVLDSRPVDEGRSIRRRRECESCNYRFTTFEKVEEIPLIVVKKEGIREEFSREKMLRGLIKACEKRPVALKQLEDICFEIEKELRNQGVSEVKSDMIGEMVMDRLAKIDEVAYVRFASVYRQFKDINVFIDELKDLIKKER
- the dnaI gene encoding primosomal protein DnaI, which translates into the protein MEPIKRALQGVTTRPDFKKRLEDMKEKVLSDKDVQAFLNSRQSEVDQGMIDRSLNKLYEYTQQSKACQDCPGLKECKNLIQGYHPKLVLNGKTIDVQYDRCPEKKKADERERQRSLIKSIYIQQDLLNATFADIDGDDPSRLKVLQLVTGFLHDYNETGKGKGIYVYGKFGVGKTFMLAAIANELAAKDHPSILVYVPEFVRELKNAIHDQSLEEKLDMVKSTPILMLDDIGAESMSSWVRDEVLGAILQHRMSQQLPTFFSSNFDPDELKHHFTYSQRGEKEEVKAARLMERVLYLATPVRLDGKNRRQ
- a CDS encoding TVP38/TMEM64 family protein, producing MRKRTLAKWTVIAVIAAAGLWLNAKYLNLSPAHIREGVLSFGIFAPLIYIGLLMIRPFLLLPASVFAVSGGLAFGPLFGSLYSFIGAAGGAFLSFALAYRLGGYFQHMPLKLDSLRTLLRKNGFFCILLLRLAPIHFDAVSYAAGVSKVKPLSFALATAAGIIPGTIILNVLGSSLLTGDILAIAVTAAIYLIFITVPLLFRKKVQALLD
- the speD gene encoding adenosylmethionine decarboxylase yields the protein METMGRHVISELWGCDFDKLNDMDFIEKTFVNAALKSGAEVREVAFHKFAPQGVSGVVIISESHLTIHSFPEHGYASIDVYTCGDLDPNVAADYIAEELRAETRENIEIPRGMGPVQVKQAKAKAQAL